In Labrus bergylta chromosome 1, fLabBer1.1, whole genome shotgun sequence, one genomic interval encodes:
- the znf330 gene encoding zinc finger protein 330, whose amino-acid sequence MPKKKTGARKKAESRKEREKQSRANREHVDVAKHPCNFTMECDKCQRKQKNRAFCYFCNSVQKLPVCAQCGKTKCMKSSDCVIRHPGIHTTGMAMVGAVCDFCEAWVCHGRKCLSTHACVCPLTDSDCIECERSVWEHGGRIFRCSFCQNSLCEDDQFEHQASCQVLQAETYKCVSCNRLGQHSCLRCKACYCDDHAKSKVFKQEKGKAPPCPKCGHETQETKDLSMSTRTLKFGRQAGADDDDDYYDGGSGGYDAYWKNLASGGGNQQDDYGEDDDDDDEEEDEDEDEDEEDDEEEVEEEGEVEKASNSVAGLKLDGTA is encoded by the exons atgccaaaaaagaaaaccGGGGCCCGGAAGAAGGCCGAGAGCCGCAAGGAGCGAGAGAAACAGAGTCGAGCCAACCGGGAGCATGTCGATGTGGCCAAACACCCCTGCAACTTCACCATG GAATGTGACAAATGTCAGAG AAAACAGAAGAACCGGGCTTTCTGCTACTTCTGTAACTCAGTACAGAAACTGCCTGTCTGCGCACAGTGTG GAAAAACCAAATGCATGAAGTCATCAGATTGTGTCATCAGACATCCTGGGATCCACACTACTGGAATGGCCATGGTG GGGGCAGTGTGTGACTTCTGTGAAGCTTGGGTGTGCCATGGCAGGAAATGTCTGAGCACGCACGCCTGTGTGTGTCCCCTGACTGATTCCGACTGCATCGAGTGTGAACGCAGTGTCTGGGAACATG GAGGGAGAATCTTCCGCTGTTCTTTCTGTCAGAACTCCTTGTGCGAGGATGATCAGTTTGAGCACCAGGCGAGCTGCCAAGTCCTTCAGGCAGAAACATACAAAT GTGTTTCCTGTAATAGACTGGGACAACACTCCTGCCTGCGCTGTAAG GCCTGTTACTGTGACGACCATGCCAAGAGTAAGGTCTTCAAACAGGAAAAAGGCAAAGCACCACCCTGCCCAAAGTGTGGCCACGAGACCCAGGAGACCAAAGATCTCAGCATGTCAA CTCGTACGCTCAAATTCGGCCGCCAGGCTggtgctgatgatgatgacgattaCTATGACGGAGGGTCAGGAGGCTACGATGCTTACTGGAAGAACTTAGCATCCGGAGGCGGAAACCAACAGGACGACTACGGAgaggacgatgatgatgatgacgaggaggaagacgaagatgaggatgaggatgaagaagatgaCGAAGAGGAGGTTGAAGAAGAGGGTGAAGTGGAAAAGGCTTCTAATTCTGTGGCTGGTCTTAAACTGGACGGGACTGCGTGA
- the rnf150a gene encoding RING finger protein 150a: MAPSLIRACRSLALSTWLLSFCFVHLLCLDFTVAEKEEWYTAFVNITYLDPVTSEVKTEKTECGRYGEHSPKKEARGLVLVPSVLQDKQACDPNVRFPPVPPNNAWIALVAAGNCTYREKIRNVANLNASAVVIYNVGSSSTNDTITMPHPGTGDVVAVMIPEPKGREIVALLERHILVTLHITIGTRNLQKYVSRTSVVFVSISFIVLMIISLAWLVFYYIQRFRYANARDRNQRRLGDAAKKAISKLQVRTIKKGDKETESEFDNCAVCIEGYKPNDVVRILPCRHLFHKHCVDPWLQDHRTCPMCKMNILKALGIPLNPDCTDEVPPDYDTSVGGPPTNAISGASEITVNESSVVLDPSGRAIGLQQLHPEIAPQAGEENYVIASSEHQPPLSSDSDTSIIMGVEIGMSEVDLSLDQECQGAKS; the protein is encoded by the exons ATGGCCCCGTCCCTCATCCGAGCTTGCCGCAGTCTGGCTCTCTCAACGTGGCTGCTGTCGTTCTGTTTCGTCCACTTGCTGTGTCTGGACTTTACTGTTGCAGAGAAAGAAGAATGGTACACGGCTTTTGTCAACATCACCTACCTGGACCCCGTCACATCGGAGGTCAAGACGGAGAAAACCGAGTGCGGGCGCTATGGTGAGCACTCCCCTAAGAAAGAAGCAAGAGGTCTGGTCCTGGTGCCGTCCGTGCTGCAGGACAAGCAGGCGTGCGACCCCAACGTCAGGTTCCCGCCTGTCCCTCCCAACAACGCCTGGATAGCGTTGGTGGCTGCGGGGAACTGTACTTACCGGGAGAAAATCCGTAACGTTGCAAACCTCAACGCCTCTGCGGTGGTCATATACAATGTGGGCTCCAGTAGCACCAACGACACCATCACAATGCCCCATCCAG gtacaGGGGATGTTGTGGCCGTCATGATCCCAGAGCCTAAAGGTCGTGAGATTGTGGCCTTGCTGGAGCGTCACATTTTGGTCACATTACACATCACCATAGGAACCCGCAACCTGCAGAAGTATGTGAGCAGAACGTCGgttgtgtttgtctccatctCCTTCATCGTCCTCATGATCATCTCCCTCGCCTGGCTCGTCTTCTACTACATTCAGAGATTCCGCTACGCTAACGCACGAGACCGTAACCAG agACGTTTGGGAGATGCTGCCAAAAAGGCCATCAGTAAGCTGCAAGTGCGAACcataaaaaaaggagacaag gAGACTGAGTCAGAATTTGACAACTGTGCAGTTTGCATTGAAGGTTATAAACCAAATGATGTTGTCAGGATATTACCTTGCAG GCACTTATTTCACAAGCACTGTGTGGACCCCTGGCTACAAGACCACCGTACATGTCCCATGTGTAAAATGAATATCCTCAAAGCTTTGGGAATTCCA CTCAACCCAGACTGTACAGACGAGGTTCCTCCAGACTACGATACATCTGTGGGGGGTCCACCCACCAACGCCATCAGTGGAGCGAGTGAAATTACCGTTAATGAGAGCTCGGTGGTTCTGGATCCATCTGGGAGAGCGATAGGCCTTCAGCAGCTCCATCCAGAGATTGCACCTCAGGCAGGGGAGGAGAACTACGTAATTGCCAGCA GTGAGCACCAGCCTCCGCTCAGCAGTGATTCAGACACCTCTATCATCATGGGCGTGGAGATAGGCATGTCTGAGGTAGACCTGTCTTTGGATCAGGAATGTCAAGGAGCTAAATCCTGA